The Leptospiraceae bacterium genome includes the window GAAAAGGATTTGATCCTACCAGTGTCCCAAACCCTGCAAGAGAAGATAGAAAGTCCATCCCTTCAGGAAGAGGTATCCACATAATGAAAAAACTATTCAATGTGCGTTGGAATTTTCTTGGAAACGGAATACGTGTTAGAATAAAAAAAGACGATAAAATCGAACTCGATTAGTGCCCTTCAAATTCACATAACGCATATACGCTTATATTGGACTCAGATTCAATTTTCTTAACCCCACCAAGGTCAGGCAAATTAATAATTACTGCAGCCTCATGCACTTTCCCACCTAATTTCTGAATTAGTTTAACAGCAGCGCCTAACGTCCCACCTGTAGCGATCAGATCATCCATCAAAAGTACATTATCACCTTCCACAACTGCATCTTTATGAATCTCGACTTGATCTGTCCCATACTCCAAGGCATACTCTTCTGCAATAGTTTCTGCCGGGAGTTTCCCTTTTTTTCTAATAGGAACAAACCCAACACCCAATTGAAATGCTACAGCAGCCGCAGGTATAAAACCTCTCGCTTCTATTCCTGCCACTTTTGTGATTCCCTTATTCTGGTATCTTGCGACGAAACTACCTATTATTAGGCGAAGTCCTTCCGGATCAATGAGTAGAGAAGTAATGTCTCTAAACATTACTCCAGGCTTTGGCCAATCAGGTATAGTTCTGATTTTAGATTTTACTATGGACATAATTTTTTCCAATCCTTGGGGTGTTTCCTAAAAGTTTATTTATTCAATCTTTGTCAAGAAGAAAGTCTGAAACAAAATTTGTAGGATTGAAGGATTGACAAGATATGAAGTATTATTAAAACACTTGGCACAAGCTAAAAATTATATAGTGACTTATGACTTTCCAATAGGTTTGCTTATTAATTTTTGAGCGATTAGTCTGCAATTCAAAAAAATCATAGTTCAGACATTAAATTCTATAAGGCTTCCAGCTTCGTTAAGATTGTAAAGGAATTGAAAAACCATTGACAAAAAGAAATAAAAGGCGATAATGATGAAAAAGGTGTTCAGTGATTTCTTAGATGAAATAGTTTGAGAAAAAAGAAAAGCCTAAGAAGCCATTGAAGAAAAAACTTGCCTACTTTGCCTAATCTCTTTCTATAGCTTGAATAATTAAAATAAACTTAGATACTTATGACAAAAACGGAAACAAAACAGTTTCAATACGAAATACAAAGCTATCAGGAGGACTGTGTTACAAACATTGTAAGTCTTTTTGAAAGTCTTCGCCAAAAAGTGAATTTTGGTGAGGTATTGACAGCACACCACAAAAAGAACAAATACAATTTTCCTGTTCAAGACACCAAAAACATAGACATAATGATGGAAACGGGAACGGGTAAAACGTTCACGTTTATAAAAACCATTTTTGAACTGAGTAAGCATTTCGGCTACAAAAAGTTTATCGTTCTTATTCCGACAGTCCCAATCCGAGAAGGAACAAAAACAAACTTAGAGGACACCAAAAACTACTTTAAAAGTTTTTACGCCAACGAGAAAGAAAAGGAAATTGAAACCTTTGTTTACGAAGGTGGAAACATTTCAGCCGTTAGACAATTTATCGGGACTTCTCATTTATCGGTTTTGGTAATGACTCCAAGTTCGTTTAACAGTCGTGACAATATCTTAAACCGACCGTTAGAAAAAGACATTAACACGCCTGAATTATTCGTAAGCAATCAGGAACCGCCAAAAACCTATTTGGAATGTTTGAAACGACTGAATCCAATTGTGATAATGGACGAGCCACACCGTTTTGAAGGCAATGCATTTAAAACCTACTTTGACGGTTTTGAAAATTACTTTTTGCGTTTTGGGGCAACATACCCAAAAAAGAAAGACAGTTTAGTACTTTCAAACGTGGCGTATGTGTTGGACAGCATTTCGTCTTTCAGACAAAGTTTGGTGAAGAA containing:
- a CDS encoding adenine phosphoribosyltransferase codes for the protein MSIVKSKIRTIPDWPKPGVMFRDITSLLIDPEGLRLIIGSFVARYQNKGITKVAGIEARGFIPAAAVAFQLGVGFVPIRKKGKLPAETIAEEYALEYGTDQVEIHKDAVVEGDNVLLMDDLIATGGTLGAAVKLIQKLGGKVHEAAVIINLPDLGGVKKIESESNISVYALCEFEGH